Within the Malus sylvestris chromosome 4, drMalSylv7.2, whole genome shotgun sequence genome, the region CGAATCAAGTAGTCACAGATGTAGAGTAATGTATTAAAATTGGAATAAATTCATGGTTCGATTCCCGTCAgcgtaaataaaaaataaaaaacaaaaaactcttGTATTAATAGGCATTCCCTTTGGAgaagagcaaaaaaaaaaaacttacttggGTCCAGAGATGTTTGCTCAGCCAGCCCATTGAAATGGCAAGTAGCTCCCTGACTCCTAAACTTGACCCAGTACGAGCTGAAAGCAAAGCTCGCATGCCAAGTCAACGAAACCGGTTCATAACACTCCTTTCCTGGTGAAAGAGCGTCACACGTCCCACTGGCATTCCCTGCAATGCACGCATTGTTTACAGCCGACCCCAGTTCTTCGTCATTCACACTCACACCCTTCGCCACCACGCACCACACCGCGCCCTTGTAAGGCCTGTTGTTTTGCTCCTCCGGCAAGGGCTCGTAGTCCTCCAACACCCGCTTCCCtacaatatatatacacatattaaTCAAGTCGTTAAAGAGAAATATCAAAAAGTTTGAAAATGTAGTACCTTATCAGCTAAACAATCTAAAAATTTCATCTATTCCACCTTTATTAGAGAAAGGGTATACACTAGACATGCGATTGAAAGTTTCATTTAAGAAAGTATGTAAAATAGaaccaaaaaaatgaaagtaTGTCAAACTTTTGAGTGAAATGTAAAGATGGTTTCATTTTGCACGTCAATatttatttctttctcttcattctcttttgatttatttaatctaaATGCAAGAAATAAACAAGAGTGTTGGTGTATGGAAATCACTTCtttaaaacatatataaaaatTGGTTTACTAGAGGAATTTGAGGACCATGCCTGTCAAGTCAACGTCATAAATGGGAGTTCCATCAGCATGCAACAAGCCCCAGTGCCTCTCCGTCCCTGGTCCTGTCTTTTGATTTTCATCAAACaatgaaaatatgaatgtaGGTATGACAACACCAGGCCTAGCTGGTGTTCCAAGAGGTGGTTTTGCAACCATTCTGTGTATCAAATTGCGGTTATATGTGGCGGCATTGTGTATATTAGCACCGGGTTGTTCAATGTCCCCAGAACTAGGCCAGCCGGTTTCCGTGATCAGGAGCCGGATGTTGGGGTACCCAAGCTTGGTCATGGCAAAGATCAATGAATCAAGCATTTGGTCTAGGAGGTTAGTGTAGACCAACCCAGTTCCCGGGTCAGTGTACTCCATGGTACTGTTTCCTGTAAATAATGCAAAGTCTAGGCTAATGTTGCCAGGGTTTGAAGACCACGGGAAAAAAGGGTACACATCAATGAAAAAAAAGGACCTGGTCCGGTTCAAGAATCTCAGCATCGGGGCCATGACCGTATCGGATATATCAGCCCGAAACGTGGCTTTTGATGGTGGAAATGTTGATTGCAACGTATCCATGGCCAATGGGGTACCTACTTTGATGTTTGTGATGTTTTGTGATTTGAGGGAGGACTTAATTTTACTCATGGCAGGGACTAGATCGTACCACATTTGGCGATCTTGGTCCGAGGAGTTGTAACTAAGGACTTCATTGCCTATGAGGAGGTACCGGATCATGGTTTCGGGGTAATAGGGGAGGACATTGTTTCGGACCCATTCATCGGCTTTGGTTTGATCTGATGCAATGGTTGAGATTTCCTTGTTTGGGACCATAATTGAGACTTGGAGATTCGTTCCAGATAAGAGTTTTAGGATTTCCGGGTCTGCGTCATAGAGTTTCACACGGCCTGCGTTCATGGCCTTGATGAGCTCGATAGACTGGTTTGCAGACGGCAAATTGTTGCCTAGCCGCCCATAGTTTATGCCAATTTTGCTTGAGATCTCTGCAACTGTACTCAAGTACAGAAGAAAAATGTTAGTGAAACATGAAATTTAGGGTTATTAACTTATTACTATATAGCAAGGTGATGATATCTAATTACGTGCATGGTTTCGTATACTTACATGAAAGACCAAGGAGagggaagagaaagaaaaggaaaggtgCCATTTCAGTTGTTGATGTTACGATCAATGCAATTGCAGGGATATATGCTGTTTTGCAGCATGATCTCTCTTATATATATCTTGGAGAATGGAGAATGTGAAGAGAATGGAGTTAAGAATATTGGGTAGTTTAAAGGTCCATGCAAGATATTCTGGGTTGCTATATTTGCTAAGTGATCTTTGTGAGGGTTTGGAAAAGAAATCTTAATACTCTTGTTTAATATGCGGTCAAAGATGGGGGGCAAACCATACAAATAAGTAGTCAAGTAATACTGATTGATAAAGTAAAAGGCAAAGGTTATGATATAAAAGATTATATAGACAACATGGAGCCTTCTTGCCTACCCTTGGTTCCATTGATTTGTTTACTAGTTATTTCTTTATAAATACAAAATCATCTCTAATAAGTAGGCACCACCatattgataaattcttgtgTATCTGATACACCACGTTATATTAGGATATCGTCCGAATAAttgtggattattgggtgattTAGGCTGGAGATCAATGATATAGATAACATGACTAgcaaaaaagggaaaattaggATTATTGAGTTATAAGGGTTAGTTTGTATAATAGAGCATTCTTATAGTGGTATAAATTGCATGGTAGGAGACATGCAGATCCGTTTATGAAGTTAAGCTACATTTATGAAATATAATAGGGTTaatctctgtttactaccctgaagtttcgtggttttcaacatttagtacatcaagtttttttcgtcccagagtcatacctaaagtgttaattttgagacagtctcatacatccgttagtcaaactgttaactttgccgttaaatgatgacgtggcgcctATGTAGAcgatgactgggcgccacgtgtcattaaaaaaattaaactattaaaataattaataaataaaagtaaaaaaaaataaaaaatccccaGATCCTCTTTGTCTTCCCTACCCCGAAcccctcccttctccctctGCACATCTACACATCCGCACATCCATCCTTCCccctccctcatttctctccagAAAGCCGGTCCTAACCTTCGTCCTTACCTCACCTCCCTCCTACGCCCCCTTTCTTCCTCGTCCTCCTTAAACACAGCCAACTATCCGTTTGCCCACCCAAGCACCAACGGATGAACTGATACCCAATAGCCACGTTGACCGATGAACTGATACCCTTTGTTCCCCTTCTCGGTCGTCTCTCTCCTCTCCGCCATTGTTTCCGCCGCCACCACAATCTCACCAGGCTCATCTCTCTTCGCCGCCAACCCAAACACCACCTGGTACTCCCCAATCGACACCGACTCCCTCAACTTCATCCCCTCCGACTCCTTCCCTTTACAAGCCAAAATCAGTTTCCTCTATTCAAatcacacacaaattgcccaaTATAACAGATCCAACAAAACCCACAACAAACGCAGCTTCTCATTTTTCACGAATTTACACTTATTTCAGTAAACTATAACAAATTCGAATGCTGCAGAACCAAAATTGAAACAGAAAATCGAGATCCAACTGAAATGCATCAtcccatttttcaaaaattttctAATTCATTTTCTAGGGAAACAAACAGATGGTCGAGAGTTACCCACTGTGTGCCGCCATGAACTCATGGCAAAACATCCACCAGGAAGGGAAGATTGCTGGAGCGAGAGGGCGATCTGATCGAGGCGTGGGGGGAGAGGTACTTGGAGCTGAgcgaggagagaagggagggagggggTCGTCGGGTAAGCAACAAGGGCGGAGTAGAGAGGGAGAACAGAAAATAGGGGTTAGTCGCGGGATTGGGTGGGGAAGAAGAAACAGAGAGATAACCCAGATTGGTTTTTTAGGTTTAggtttggttttttaattttttaaaatttaaattataaattgttttaattataattttttttattttatttttatttttttaatattccaCGTGGCGCTCAGTCATTGTCTACATAAgcgccacgtcatcatttaacagcagagttaacagtttgactaacggatgtatgagactgtcccaaaattaacactttaggtatgactctgggacgaaaaaaacttgatgtactaaatgttgaaaaccacgaaacttcagggtagtaaacagagattAACCCAATATAATATGTATCCTTTATGATTGATAACATGCTATAATTGAATTACGTGACTGTGACACTGAGCTTAGCTTTGGCAATGATCTTTAATAAGACTTATGTCCCTACTGAATTGTGGTTTTGCTCACTAGACCTTACATATTTGGAATGAGAATGGCAAAGAGCTAGACGAGCTGAGGTTGGATTAGAGGAGAGAATTAggagttttatttttatatacttTAAAGATTTCCAAGTCGTTTCGATAAAagagaaatttatttttgaTGCCGTGTTTCGTTTCTCCTTTTATTTTGATTAACTCTCTCGCTGGTTTAATCtttaggaaaattaataaaaaaatgtttcaaAACTTTGCATTTTAACAAAAACCATCTATAATTGCAAGAGTATAAGGTTATcgtagtatagcagctcaagTAAGATCTTTTTCCAcaaggattgaatgaataatttatgttaaacccaattcttaattaattatttgaaaacaaagtttggaaaaatgtgattttatgacctaaaatattaaaaacgaatttaattaaaaataattaaataaattgggaaagtaaagaaaacaaaagaaaataattttgaaaatctatttaagcactagggttccgccgtcaccTTAGCAATTCtacgtagttcttccaattacttataaattacccttgcatattttgaaggttaggttttccttaaGTATGCCCTAcgtggaacctccaacatagaacgtatatctaacatgcaacttctgacaacccgtcccttaatttacgtttttatttattttaaccgAGGGAATTGGCGGAAATACCCTAGAGGCAAGGACTTTGATTTGCATTGACCATCGTCTAGAGAAACGTAAGACTTATTCTTTTACTGTATTTGTGTAGTACTCGTTGGAACGAacacataggcgaaagccggttgcgagtccggattattATGGTATAGTTATGGATGTTTGAAATTGTTTACTCAAATttttgtttagaaaataattaaaCTCCCACTTTGTGGGAAAGAAGCCCAATCAGGTTGTGTTATTGTggccaataaaaaataaaggttgGAGTGAGAGGACCAATtaggggaggagagagagactgaTTTCCCTTCTCCTCTTCCCATCGACCATCCATATACCCGGTTTCGACCCGGGGTGTTTTCAGACGATTCTAAACCATTTTTCAAGCGATTTTCACCTATCCATCACTTGTAACCTCACCCACAACCTCCTCTCTACCATTTTCCAtccaaaatcaaaagaaaaacggTTGTAGTTTTGTGAAAAACCCACCACGGATGCGGCGGTAAACCTTGTCGAAATCCACCAATTGTGAAACGTTTTcctccaattaccaccaccattagacttccCTTGAGGACTAGAGCAAAGCCCAAACAGCCTTAGGGGCGTCGGAATATCGAGGAAGGAGAATAGAAGTTGAACCCATTTTAGGGTTCTGgtgggtttgagtgaaattggagcctttccaggccaaattggacttggtcacaggcgacgatggttcgtgatgtcttgatattcgtgctagggagtcatagcgcggacctcaggtaagtgggtcttttcctttctatcgtgtatatatatatatatatatatatatatatatatatatatattatgattgataattccacaaacgTTTATAAGTTGATTATTGCTTACGATTACTGTGAATGATTTGAagtaattattgtgaactacgaatggcttgatccctgtttagggtacgtaggcagtctaacgagacgttagatgcagccatacaataaatgagactaattaattgagaaaatagccttgtttagggaattgagttatgtgagggacattggtggaaaatgtgagatttaaccttatgatttggtggttaaatgttggtcataaatcaatgtgtgaagaatcaagaatttgaagtaaggaaacataagtaatgatagttaattaaactagtgtctagttgggcttatcaccgataattattgccgaaaataaatagttcagGAGTAGGGTGTTACAACTTATGCATTTTTATGccatatgtgtgtatatatatatatatatgtatataattgaaaATGTTATAACATGGTTAAgtattagattgcatcatggtttATCTAAAAGTATATtacctgcacataattattgtgaacgctttgaagtgcaaaggtgaacgcaagacacccaggtaagttcaggtgagttatggtattagttgaaatgattggagttatggcatgactacatgtatattttaggcaactccgaccttgtcatacaggttgcaatagaggcaactccgacattgtcgtacatGTTGTCTATAAATCGTACATGCCATATTAGAtacatttagagctcataaccttacaccccggtgttagtgctctcgcCCGAGGACAGGGCctaaccttcacgtgatcgttcacttCCCGCACcacacactcaccttggattcaaggtaggtgctagcctgtcgtacataccacattaggtggttccgactcattggtgacttgcgatacttcgcataACCTTgacatgatcgtagcacttgagcgtaattatttacacccagcttgttgtacagaccactagaggtagTTTCGACTCGTGTAcagagatatgtgatgagctatgggTTCAGCCGTACATGCCACAAGAGGTGGATCTGACTGACATATTACTGGgatattgattgatgagatatggataagtcgtacaagtcactataggtgacttcgacttatgtgctagcattgattgatgagatatggataagtcgtacaagtcactataggtgactccgacttatgttctagcattgattgatgagctatgggtgcagtcgtacaggtcactataggtgacttcaACTTATGTGCTaacattgattgatgagttatgtgtgcagtcgtacaggtcacattaggtgacttgaCTTGCGTGCTAATATAGATTATtgagcacatgattatttatattgctgaTGAGATGCTGTGTTGTGGTTTTATTATGGATTTACTGTTGATATACTATTGATTTCACATTGATACgtggtatgattttctggaaactatacatgtgtTGCAGCGATGGGTTATAACGATTtagaaggtttttattaaaattttatctatagggccactcacccttgttttattttcaccctccaagttttattagttgagctttcttatcgtcgaggattcgtggcaaatcttagtattggagatttctTTCGAGTGTATGATTCTTAATCTactctactgtacttacttatgctctaacgtcacgtgtgaagtgggttcattcccgcttaCCAGCACACTCTGgtttttaggcactcttaggtttaaatttattcacatttttccacatcatcatactttatggcttcgtcaccttccaggtgtcggccagcacagttCGATTCAAAGTTTTAGTGGACAtctcgggtcggggtgtgtcagtttggtatcagagcataagttgggtAGTAGTGCGTTCATCACACACGTGATGTGAGCATTCTTGGTTTTCGAATCTAATGTttgaatcttgccacctcgtcgaaTACGGAAAATATGTTAGttgttcctaagttttgggcagatttgacGACTCGTAGATCTTTAGAAGACCATTTTGGCGAGTGTCTCTAGATTATAAGCAAAGAACTTTTCTGCCAAGGAAAGGTGTGGAATTGAGACTAGTTGATGGCCCTAACGTGAGGTTAATGTATCAATATTGGTGTATCACCAGGGATTTATGGGTCAATCTCACCACTATTGTTAACCGTCATTATTAAACCATTTGAgagtagaaataaaaaatagttttgaTTCCTTGGCGATATTCGGGAGAATACCACCATTCCACTTTTTGTACTACATTAGTTTTCTTGCATCTTTTCGCACGAATCCTATTTCAAATTGGTGGTCTATGTAACAAACTTTTGAAACTCAGAGTTTTCTTGTGAAGCTTGTTGAATTCATAGTAGTCTTACCAATGTATAGAACCATTTGGAATGAACTATTTTATCCGTGATTTAAAGTTAACAATTATCATCTTTGCTTGGAAATCGAATGACATTTCTCTATGgagaacgtgtttaaaaatctTTATCAACCTTAGAACTTCTTAAATACACTTACTTTTTGGAAAGGACTAAGTTTCTGACAGTGGCAGTAGAAGAATTTAATCAGTAGCTATTAGTGCACTATAGTGTATCTTTCCGGTTGTATGAAAAGAACATATTTACTCTTGAACACTTTCAGCTTGTCCTATTCTATTCCAGTTGGAAAATACGAGTATCGATATGGAGTTACCTTTAACCTATCAAGAAATGGTTTGAATGATTATAATCATTTTGTTATATGAATGGAGTTGGGAAGTATCATTATACACTCTCAATTCGAAGTATTTTGTATGTGTAGAGAATGTGAAGATCAATAATCGTGATGCTGAACCAATGTTACGCTCATGTGGTGTTCTAATTAGTGGTAGTTTTACTTAAGTAGAAAGCAGTATTCTTCCAGCCTCAAAGCTTAAAGTATTGGCGATggtttattttcttaaaatggGCTGGAAGACACTTGTGAAGACAATTCGTGACATGATCAAATGTGGAgataaaacagaaattaaaattgaggctCCACTTGAGGTGATTGAAGAGAATTTTCAGTCTAGGCGTCTCGCCTTGGGTTAGAGTTGAAAGGATGTTTGAGGATATACAATTCAAACTTTATGGACAACCACAGTTTCTTCTTTGGTTGCTTCTAGAGGAAGATGGCATTGTAAAATAGCTGTTTCTAAACTTCTATGCAAGTTCAGTCAAACAAAAACCGAACAGATTATCATCTTGATGTATTTATATTTCATTATGTTACGTGGTTCATTTCCAAGCTTTGGAAGTTTTTGAAGGTCATAAGTATTATATTTTGTTCAACGTGACTAACGATTAGTCTTAAACGAGCTACTTAGACCTTAGTGGATATGTCGCATTTTGTTGGCCCTACAATTAGCATGGTTGCAACATAACATTATCTGTATTTTAGTTGCTTGTAACTACGGTTACAATATTGGTTTAGTTATAGTACCATTGGAGCCGACATATAAAGATTTACGTACAATACATGATTGATAGATACTTATCTTTGTTAGAGTTATGTGTAATTACAATTACATTCCTGGTTTTGAGCTTGGTAACATTAGATAGGGTGAACACGATTGAGGCTTTGTTCAGGCGATGTATGTATTTTTCAATAGGAGGCATGATGGTAATAATGCACCCTCGGGGATTGTTACTTGCTTATTGAGACAAAAGTGAGTTGTCGGTATTGCaagctgcagaccgtaatatcaataacttattattggattcgttaagcaagtaaacAAGTAGGTCATTCTAAATTAGCAGCTAAATTCACTTATTTTATTAGTTATTTATTGTTTGGGTTTGACCCAAAGATAATACACACTTATTTTCGGAGTAAGTTACGTTGCGAGAGTGTAGGTGAAATTTTTCTATGTTCAGTTTTGATTTCAGTACAACTATTTAAATGGTACATTATATGATTTGTATATTTTGACGATATGTTATTGTATATCTATTTTTGGCTTAATGTTTTCATAAAGGATTTGATATTGTAGTATTATATTTTAGTATTGCgttgaaggagaaagaaagtttGAGTTTGGAGACATGAAAGAAGAACCATTGCAAACTGATCGTGACAGAATGACAATCTCTTTTATACAATCGCTCTAACTTGATATCATTTTTACATAGTTGTTTTCTACTATCTTTTCACTACTTTTGTATGacaaatgattttaaatttcggggatcaaattttttaaggtgggtagattgtgacaacccgttcctaaatttacgtttttttttattttaaccgAGGGAATTGGCGAAAATACCCTAGAGGCAAGGACTTTGACTTGCATTGATCATCGTCTAGAGAAACGTAagacttattcttttagcgtatttgtgtagtactcgttggtatgaacacataggcgaaagccgaTTACGAGTTCGGATTATAATGGTATAGTTACAGATGTTTGAAATTGTTTACTCTAATTTTTGTTTAGGAAATAATTAAACTCCCACTTTGTGGCAAAAGAAGCCCAATCAGGTTGTGTTATTATGGCCAATCAGAAATAAAGGTTGGAGTGAGAGGACCAATtaggggaggagagagagactgaTTTCCTTTATCCCCTTCTTGTCGACCATCCATATACACACAACCCGGTTTCGACCCGGGGTGTTTTCCGACGGCTCTCAACCGTTTTTCAAGCGATTTTCACCTATCCATCACCTGTAACCTCACCCATAACCTCATCTTTACCATTTTCCATCCAAAATCAGAAGAAAAACGGTTGTAGTTTGGTGAAAAACCCACCACGGGTGCGGCGGTAAGCCTTGTCGAAATCCACCAATTGTGAAACGTTTTCcaccaattaccaccaccattagacttccCTTGAGGACTAGAGCAAAGCCCAAACAGCCTTATGTGCGTTGGAACATCGAGGAAGGAGAATAGAAGTTCACCCATTTTACGGTTCCTGCAGGTTTGAGTGAAATTAGAGCCTTTCCCGGCCAACTTGGACTTGGTCACAGGCGACAATGGTTCGTGATGTCTtgatattcgtgctagggagtcgtagcgcgaACCTCAGgtaagtgggtcttttcttttctattgtgtatatatatgattgataattccacaaacgTTTATAAGTTGATTATTCCTTAcgattactgtgaatgctttgaagtaattattgtgaactacgaatggcttgatttCTGTTTAGGGTATGTAgtcagtctaacgagacgttatatgcagccatacaataaatgagactaattaattgagacaatagcattgtttagggaattgagtaatgtgagggacattggtggaaaatgtgagatttaaccttatgatttggtggttaaatgttggtcataaatcaatgtgtgaagaatcaagaatttgaagtaaggaaatgtaagtaatgatagttaattaaactagtgtctaggtgggcttatcaccgataattattcccgaaaataaatagttc harbors:
- the LOC126618724 gene encoding probable glucan endo-1,3-beta-glucosidase A6 isoform X3, whose product is MFCHEFMAAHIAEISSKIGINYGRLGNNLPSANQSIELIKAMNAGRVKLYDADPEILKLLSGTNLQVSIMVPNKEISTIASDQTKADEWVRNNVLPYYPETMIRYLLIGNEVLSYNSSDQDRQMWYDLVPAMSKIKSSLKSQNITNIKVGTPLAMDTLQSTFPPSKATFRADISDTVMAPMLRFLNRTRSFFFIDVYPFFPWSSNPGNISLDFALFTGNSTMEYTDPGTGLVYTNLLDQMLDSLIFAMTKLGYPNIRLLITETGWPSSGDIEQPGANIHNAATYNRNLIHRMVAKPPLGTPARPGVVIPTFIFSLFDENQKTGPGTERHWGLLHADGTPIYDVDLTGKRVLEDYEPLPEEQNNRPYKGAVWCVVAKGVSVNDEELGSAVNNACIAGNASGTCDALSPGKECYEPVSLTWHASFAFSSYWVKFRSQGATCHFNGLAEQTSLDPSHGSCKFPSVIF
- the LOC126618724 gene encoding probable glucan endo-1,3-beta-glucosidase A6 isoform X2 produces the protein MAPFLFFLFPLLGLSFAEISSKIGINYGRLGNNLPSANQSIELIKAMNAGRVKLYDADPEILKLLSGTNLQVSIMVPNKEISTIASDQTKADEWVRNNVLPYYPETMIRYLLIGNEVLSYNSSDQDRQMWYDLVPAMSKIKSSLKSQNITNIKVGTPLAMDTLQSTFPPSKATFRADISDTVMAPMLRFLNRTRSFFFIDVYPFFPWSSNPGNISLDFALFTGNSTMEYTDPGTGLVYTNLLDQMLDSLIFAMTKLGYPNIRLLITETGWPSSGDIEQPGANIHNAATYNRNLIHRMVAKPPLGTPARPGVVIPTFIFSLFDENQKTGPGTERHWGLLHADGTPIYDVDLTGMRVLEDYEPLPEEQNNRPYKGAVWCVVAKGVSVNDEELGSAVNNACIAGNASGTCDALSPGKECYEPVSLTWHASFAFSSYWVKFRSQGATCHFNGLAEQTSLDPSHGSCKFPSVIF
- the LOC126618724 gene encoding probable glucan endo-1,3-beta-glucosidase A6 isoform X1, encoding MAPFLFFLFPLLGLSFAEISSKIGINYGRLGNNLPSANQSIELIKAMNAGRVKLYDADPEILKLLSGTNLQVSIMVPNKEISTIASDQTKADEWVRNNVLPYYPETMIRYLLIGNEVLSYNSSDQDRQMWYDLVPAMSKIKSSLKSQNITNIKVGTPLAMDTLQSTFPPSKATFRADISDTVMAPMLRFLNRTRSFFFIDVYPFFPWSSNPGNISLDFALFTGNSTMEYTDPGTGLVYTNLLDQMLDSLIFAMTKLGYPNIRLLITETGWPSSGDIEQPGANIHNAATYNRNLIHRMVAKPPLGTPARPGVVIPTFIFSLFDENQKTGPGTERHWGLLHADGTPIYDVDLTGKRVLEDYEPLPEEQNNRPYKGAVWCVVAKGVSVNDEELGSAVNNACIAGNASGTCDALSPGKECYEPVSLTWHASFAFSSYWVKFRSQGATCHFNGLAEQTSLDPSHGSCKFPSVIF
- the LOC126618724 gene encoding probable glucan endo-1,3-beta-glucosidase A6 isoform X4 encodes the protein MSSWRHTVVAEISSKIGINYGRLGNNLPSANQSIELIKAMNAGRVKLYDADPEILKLLSGTNLQVSIMVPNKEISTIASDQTKADEWVRNNVLPYYPETMIRYLLIGNEVLSYNSSDQDRQMWYDLVPAMSKIKSSLKSQNITNIKVGTPLAMDTLQSTFPPSKATFRADISDTVMAPMLRFLNRTRSFFFIDVYPFFPWSSNPGNISLDFALFTGNSTMEYTDPGTGLVYTNLLDQMLDSLIFAMTKLGYPNIRLLITETGWPSSGDIEQPGANIHNAATYNRNLIHRMVAKPPLGTPARPGVVIPTFIFSLFDENQKTGPGTERHWGLLHADGTPIYDVDLTGKRVLEDYEPLPEEQNNRPYKGAVWCVVAKGVSVNDEELGSAVNNACIAGNASGTCDALSPGKECYEPVSLTWHASFAFSSYWVKFRSQGATCHFNGLAEQTSLDPSHGSCKFPSVIF